A window of Pan paniscus chromosome 10, NHGRI_mPanPan1-v2.0_pri, whole genome shotgun sequence contains these coding sequences:
- the LOC100991769 gene encoding olfactory receptor 6C6 has translation MKNKSMEIEFILLGLTDDPQLQIVIFLFLFLNYTLSLMGNLIIIILTLLDPQLKTPMYLFLRNFSFLEIIFTTVCIPRFLITIVTRDKTISYNNCATQLFFILLPGVTEFYLLAAMSYDRYVAICKPLHYPIIMSSKVCYQLVLSSWVTGFLIIFPPLVMGLKLDFCASKTIDHFMCETSPILQISCTDTHVLELTSFTLAVVTLVVTLVLVILSYTCIIKTILKFSSAQQRNKAFSTCTSHMIVVSMTYGSCIFMYIKPSAKERVTVSKGVALLYTSIAPLLNPFIYTLRNQQVKEVFWDVLQKNWCFSKRPF, from the coding sequence atgaagaacaaATCAATGGAAATAGAGTTCATTCTCCTAGGATTGACAGATGACCCACAGTTGCAAATTGTGATTTTCCTGTTTCTATTTCTCAACTACACCTTGAGCCTGATGGGGAACttaatcatcatcatcctcacccTGCTGGATCCCCAGCTCAAGACGCCAATGTATTTGTTTCTCCGtaatttctcctttttggaaATAATATTCACAACAGTGTGTATTCCTAGATTCTTGATAACCATTGTGACTAGAGACAAAACCATTTCTTATAATAATTGTGCAACTCaattattttttatccttttaccaGGAGTTACTGAGTTTTACCTCCTGGCTGCCATGTCCTATGACCGCTACGTTGCCATCTGCAAACCACTGCATTATCCAATCATTATGAGCAGCAAAGTCTGCTACCAACTTGTACTTAGCTCTTGGGTAACTGGATTCTTAATCATATTTCCCCCATTGGTCATGGGACTCAAGCTGGATTTTTGTGCTTCCAAAACTATTGACCACTTTATGTGTGAAACTTCTCCTATTCTGCAGATCTCCTGCACAGATACCCATGTCCTAGAATTGACGTCTTTTACCTTAGCTGTGGTGACACTTGTGGTCACACTGGTATTAGTGATTCTCTCTTACACTTGCATTATTAAGACCATTCTGAAATTCTCTTCTGCGCAGCAAAGGAACAAAGCGTTTTCCACCTGTACTTCCCACATGATTGTTGTCTCCATGACATATGGTAGCTGTATCTTTATGTATATTAAACCATCTGCAAAAGAAAGAGTGACTGTATCCAAAGGTGTAGCTTTGCTCTATACCTCAATTGCCCCTTTACTAAATCCCTTCATTTATACTCTCAGAAACCAGCAGGTGAAAGAAGTCTTCTGGGATGTATTACAAAAGAATTGGTGTTTTTCTAAAAGACCATTTTAA